TATTTTCCTTTCTTTTTATCTTCAATTTTGGAAAATACTATCATTCCTAAGCCTAAAAGCATAAGAGCGACATACATACTTAACAATCCTGCATCCATACTTATTTCTCCTTTTCCTTATCTTTTTTATCGTTATTATTATCTTTATGCAAGAAATAGACACCTATGGCAAACAGTATCACCATGATGACTATTGCCCCTAATGCAGCAAAGATTGAATCAACCTTTACAAACATTGTGGTCAAAACGTATGCTGTTACTATATACTTCGCAACATCCAAGAACCATTTGCCTATTTCCTTATACATATTTATTAAGTTTTTAAACTTCTGATTGCAAAAGTACGAAGAAAAAATGAAACGAAAGAATTTTTATTAAGAAAAAAACGTTCCTAGAAGTGTAAATTTACAACTCTAGGAACGTTCATATAGGAATATACTTGTGTTTTAGAACTCAAGAATCATGCTCTGGCGAGGACGGAGCTTCACGTTCTTGTTGATAAGAACGGTGCGACCGTTTGTAATATCCGTAGCCTTGTCATGAGAACCGATAATCTCTGCATAACGGGAAACATTCAGTTCGTTTGCCTCGTTCTTGCCGTTGATCACCGTCATCACATTCTTACCCTTATACTGGCGGGCAATTACGTAAACACCCTTCTGAGGACAGAACTGGGTCTGCTTGCCCTTGGTAATCACTTCATTGCCCTGACGCCAGTGCAACAGGTTGCTGAGCCAGTTGAACATCTGGTTTTCTGCCTGAGTTCTTCCTTCGGCAGTAAATGCATTGTGCTTGTCACCAGCCCAACCGCCAGGGAAGTCCTTGCGTACATTGCCATCGGTCACGCTCTTGGTACCATTCATCAGCACCTCTGTACCATAATAGAGCTGAGGAGTGCGATTAATGGTCAGAAGCAATGACAGTGCCTGCTTCAGAGCCAGGGTATCCTTGCCGTCTCCCAGAAAGCGGTCGGTATCATGATTCTCGATGAATGCCATTACACTCTTTGGATTAGGATAGAG
This Segatella copri DSM 18205 DNA region includes the following protein-coding sequences:
- a CDS encoding DUF6722 family protein is translated as MYKEIGKWFLDVAKYIVTAYVLTTMFVKVDSIFAALGAIVIMVILFAIGVYFLHKDNNNDKKDKEKEK